The following are encoded in a window of Rubellicoccus peritrichatus genomic DNA:
- the malQ gene encoding 4-alpha-glucanotransferase, with amino-acid sequence MLFSRESGILLHPTSLPGKHGIGDLGPEAIKWLDCLAEAGQKLWQVLPLGPTGYGDSPYQGLSSFAGNPLLISLDLLVKDELLDPEALEIIPRLPQGEVLYEKVIQPKQALLQKAAQRFLYEVPVTRLKDYVSFCEKESWWLDDFALYVAIKERQKLRPWSDWPEEYRDRDPEALDNARERLFDAIEEQKALQYFFYEQWATVRTAANERGIRIIGDMPIFIAHDSAGVWSHPELFKLDDQGQPTVIAGVPPDYFSKTGQRWGNPLYRWDLMAKDGYAWWKKRVAKTLEQVDIVRVDHFRGFAAYWEIPGDEPTAIHGKWVDGPGKAFFDEIVKEFGKTLPILAEDLGNITEDVIALRDGFGLPGMRILQFAFGTDPMKHTFLPEAFVENCIAYSGTHDNDTVCGWFHDDGSASSRTSEECETERQACLEVIGGDGNDIAWDFIETLLNSKAGAVIFPMQDVLGLGSEARMNTPGNPSGNWRWRMTEADFTPEMIKRLAKSIKDAGR; translated from the coding sequence ATGCTATTCTCACGCGAAAGCGGTATCCTGCTTCATCCCACTTCATTGCCGGGTAAACACGGTATTGGAGACCTTGGGCCCGAGGCGATTAAGTGGCTGGATTGTTTGGCCGAGGCTGGGCAAAAACTTTGGCAGGTATTACCGCTCGGGCCGACGGGCTACGGCGATTCGCCTTATCAAGGGCTTTCCAGCTTTGCCGGGAACCCACTGCTGATCAGTCTGGATTTGTTGGTGAAGGATGAGCTGCTGGACCCGGAGGCTTTGGAGATCATTCCGCGTCTGCCTCAAGGCGAAGTGCTATACGAGAAGGTTATTCAGCCCAAGCAGGCGTTATTACAGAAAGCAGCCCAACGCTTTCTTTATGAAGTCCCCGTGACCCGACTTAAGGATTACGTATCTTTTTGTGAAAAAGAGAGTTGGTGGCTGGATGATTTCGCACTCTACGTTGCGATCAAAGAGCGGCAAAAGCTTCGTCCGTGGTCTGACTGGCCTGAAGAATACCGTGACCGTGACCCTGAAGCATTGGACAATGCCCGCGAGCGGCTCTTTGATGCCATTGAAGAGCAAAAGGCGCTTCAGTATTTCTTTTACGAACAATGGGCGACAGTCAGAACGGCTGCCAACGAACGCGGTATTCGGATCATTGGGGACATGCCCATCTTCATCGCGCATGACAGCGCTGGTGTGTGGTCGCATCCGGAGTTGTTCAAGCTCGATGATCAGGGGCAGCCAACCGTGATTGCCGGGGTGCCGCCCGATTATTTCTCCAAAACCGGACAGCGTTGGGGCAATCCGCTTTATCGCTGGGACTTGATGGCCAAGGATGGTTACGCCTGGTGGAAGAAGCGTGTCGCGAAAACCCTTGAGCAGGTCGATATTGTGCGGGTGGATCACTTTCGCGGCTTTGCTGCCTATTGGGAGATCCCGGGCGACGAGCCAACCGCAATCCATGGCAAATGGGTCGATGGGCCGGGCAAGGCTTTTTTCGATGAGATTGTCAAAGAGTTTGGCAAAACCCTGCCGATTCTGGCTGAAGACCTGGGCAACATCACTGAGGATGTTATTGCGCTGCGTGATGGCTTCGGGTTACCCGGTATGCGCATCCTGCAATTTGCCTTTGGCACGGACCCGATGAAGCATACATTTTTGCCGGAGGCCTTTGTTGAGAATTGCATCGCTTACTCGGGCACCCACGATAACGACACGGTTTGCGGCTGGTTCCATGATGACGGCTCGGCCAGCAGTCGAACCTCTGAGGAATGCGAAACCGAGCGTCAGGCCTGTCTGGAAGTCATTGGTGGTGATGGAAACGATATCGCCTGGGATTTCATTGAAACGCTTTTAAATTCCAAGGCCGGAGCGGTTATCTTTCCGATGCAGGATGTCCTTGGGCTTGGTTCGGAAGCCCGCATGAATACTCCCGGTAATCCTTCCGGCAACTGGCGCTGGAGAATGACTGAAGCCGATTTTACCCCTGAAATGATTAAGCGTCTGGCCAAGTCGATCAAGGACGCTGGTCGCTAA
- a CDS encoding MFS transporter, whose translation MKKPPLSFWQIWNMSFGFFGIQFGWGLQMANMSSIYQYLGAEADKIAFLWLAAPVTGLLVQPIIGYYSDRTWTRLGRRRPYFLFGAIFASLSLILMPNSSAVWMAAGLLWILDASVNISMEPFRAFVGDLLPHEQRKAGFAMQSLFIGLGGVLSSLMPWLLGTVFGVADKTGEGNAIPLAVHLSFYIGSAVFFVAVMYTIFTTKEYPPEDMEAFEREKKETAGVGHAFVEIFRGIGSMPRMMKQLAVVQFFTWFALFCMWIYFVPAVAEHVFHGTPGTGDAPASPEYEEGAYWGGVLFAVYQGVCAVFSFVLIKIGKKFTARDIHTVCLLIGAIGLFSATLITNSMVLILPMILIGVAWASIVSMPYAMLSNALPPDKMGFYMGVFNFFIVLPQIAASLGLGLIMEHFLGGNTMNAIMLGAASMFIAAICVRIIDKDASEGVVQ comes from the coding sequence ATGAAAAAGCCCCCTTTATCCTTTTGGCAGATCTGGAACATGAGTTTCGGCTTCTTTGGTATCCAGTTCGGCTGGGGACTGCAGATGGCCAACATGAGCAGCATCTACCAATACCTTGGGGCTGAGGCGGATAAAATTGCTTTCCTCTGGCTGGCGGCACCGGTGACCGGGCTGCTCGTTCAGCCAATCATTGGTTATTACAGTGACCGCACCTGGACCCGCCTCGGGCGCAGGCGGCCATACTTTCTTTTTGGGGCCATCTTCGCCAGTCTTTCACTGATCCTTATGCCGAACTCGTCGGCGGTTTGGATGGCGGCTGGTTTACTTTGGATACTGGATGCATCGGTCAATATTTCAATGGAGCCCTTCCGTGCCTTTGTTGGCGACCTTTTGCCGCACGAACAGCGCAAGGCGGGGTTTGCCATGCAGAGCTTGTTCATTGGTCTTGGTGGCGTCCTTTCATCCCTGATGCCTTGGCTACTTGGTACTGTCTTCGGTGTTGCCGACAAAACGGGCGAGGGCAACGCCATCCCGCTTGCCGTGCATCTTTCTTTCTACATTGGCTCAGCGGTATTCTTTGTCGCGGTGATGTATACCATTTTCACAACCAAAGAATATCCTCCTGAAGACATGGAGGCTTTTGAGAGGGAGAAAAAAGAGACGGCTGGAGTTGGACATGCCTTTGTCGAAATCTTTCGTGGGATTGGATCGATGCCGCGTATGATGAAGCAACTCGCCGTTGTGCAATTCTTCACCTGGTTCGCGCTTTTTTGCATGTGGATTTATTTTGTACCTGCGGTGGCCGAGCACGTCTTTCACGGAACACCCGGGACGGGTGATGCGCCCGCCAGCCCTGAATACGAGGAGGGTGCTTACTGGGGTGGGGTGCTCTTTGCAGTCTATCAGGGAGTTTGCGCTGTCTTCTCCTTCGTGCTGATTAAGATCGGTAAAAAATTCACCGCCCGTGACATTCATACCGTCTGTTTGCTGATTGGGGCGATCGGACTTTTCTCTGCAACGCTCATCACAAACTCCATGGTTCTGATCCTGCCCATGATCCTGATTGGGGTCGCCTGGGCCAGTATTGTGTCGATGCCATACGCCATGCTGTCCAACGCGTTGCCCCCTGATAAAATGGGCTTTTACATGGGCGTATTTAATTTCTTCATCGTGTTACCCCAAATCGCTGCATCGCTGGGCCTTGGCCTGATTATGGAACATTTTCTCGGCGGAAACACCATGAA